The following coding sequences lie in one Arachis hypogaea cultivar Tifrunner chromosome 9, arahy.Tifrunner.gnm2.J5K5, whole genome shotgun sequence genomic window:
- the LOC112710461 gene encoding dihydrolipoyllysine-residue acetyltransferase component 2 of pyruvate dehydrogenase complex, mitochondrial isoform X1 has translation MAYASHLLNHSRKLRNASNLVHHDPALLVRWFSSDAQTSINRKSDLWKMRSQGYITSTRNTVSGTVPNFTKRNLSVATMKMDSIGGSLFNGGISRGSHVQRRRGYASAADLPPHQEIGMPSLSPTMTEGNIARWLKKEGDKVSPGEVLCEVETDKATVEMECMEEGYLAKIIRGDGAKEIKVGEVIAVTVEEEGDIAKFKDYQPSASEPATAAPKEKSAAPPPKKQAVEEPTREPEPKVSKPSAPPPSGDRIFASPLARKLAEEKNVPLSSIKGTGPEGLIVKGDIDDYLASGAKEVSAPSRAKVATDAALDYTDVPISQIRKITASRLLLSKQTIPHYYLTVDTCVDKLMSLRTKLNSLQEASGGARISVNDLVIKAAALALRKVPQCNSSWTDDYIRQYHNVNINVAVQTDHGLFVPVIRDADKKGLSAIGEEVKQLAKKAKENSLKPQDYEGGTFTVSNLGGPFGVKQFCAIINPPQAGILAVGSAEKRVVPGSGPEEFKFASFMAVTLSCDHRVIDGAIGAEWLKAFKGYIENPESMLL, from the exons ATGGCTTACGCATCTCATCTTCTCAATCATTCTCGAAAG TTGAGAAACGCTTCGAACTTGGTACACCATGACCCTGCCCTTTTGGTTCGTTGGTTTTCCAGCGATGCTCAAACCTCTATCAACAGAAAAAGCG ATTTGTGGAAAATGCGGTCCCAGGGTTATATAACTTCAACAAGAAACACTGTCTCTGGAACAGTCCCGAATTTCACT AAGAGAAACCTCTCTGTGGCTACCATGAAAATGGATTCCATTGGTGGATCCTTGTTTAATGGAGGGATTTCACG AGGTTCACACGTCCAGAGAAGGAGAGGTTATGCATCAGCAGCAG ATCTCCCTCCACATCAGGAAATTGGAATGCCTTCTCTCTCACCAACAATGACAGAG GGTAACATTGCTAGAtggttgaagaaagaaggtgatAAAGTCTCCCCAGGTGAAGTGCTCTGTGAAGTTGAAACT GATAAAGCTACTGTTGAAATGGAATGCATGGAGGAAGGTTATCTTGCAAAAATAATACGTGGGGATGGGGCAAAAGAAATTAAAGTTGGTGAG GTAATCGCTGTAACTGTCGAAGAAGAGGGGGATATTGCGAAGTTTAAAGATTACCAACCTTCAGCATCAGAGCCTGCTACTGCTGCCCCTAAAGAAAAATCTGCTGCTCCTCCACCAAAGAAACAGGCGGTTGAGGAACCTACCCGAGAACCTGAGCCAAAGGTTTCCAAACCTAGTGCACCACCACCTTCAGGAGATCGCATTTTTGCTAGTCCTCTGGCTAGAAAGTTGGCTGAAGAGAAAAAT GTACCACTCTCAAGCATTAAAGGAACAGGACCAGAAGGGCTCATTGTCAAGGGTGACATTGATGATTACTTGG CTTCTGGGGCTAAAGAAGTTTCAGCACCATCAAGGGCAAAGGTTGCAACAGATGCAGCATTGGATTATACCGATGTTCCTATCTCTCAGATAAGGAAG ATCACAGCTTCCCGTCTATTATTGTCAAAACAAACTATTCCTCATTACTATCTGACAGTAGATACATGTGTTGACAAACTCATGAG TTTGAGGACCAAACTCAATTCATTGCAAGAAGCCTCCGGTGGAGCCCGGATATCAGTTAATGACCTTGTCATCAAG GCTGCTGCTTTGGCTCTACGTAAAGTTCCTCAATGTAACAGTTCATGGACAGATGATTATATTCGCCA GTATCATAATGTGAACATTAATGTTGCAGTGCAGACTGATCATGGATTATTTGTTCCAGTCATCAGG GATGCAGACAAGAAAGGCCTCTCTGCAATTGGTGAAGAGGTCAAACAATTGGCAAAGAAAGCCAAAGAAAACAGCTTGAAACCCCAAGATTACGAG GGAGGAACATTTACAGTGTCTAACCTGGGAGGGCCATTTGGTGTCAAGCAGTTCTGTGCAATCATCAATCCTCCTCAAGCAGGCATTCTTGCAGTTGGATCTG CTGAGAAGAGAGTTGTACCGGGTTCAGGTCCTGAAGAGTTCAAGTTTGCTTCCTTCATGGCTGTGACTCTTAGCTGTGATCATCGCGTAATAGACG GTGCAATTGGTGCTGAATGGTTAAAAGCATTCAAGGGCTATATTGAAAATCCAGAGTCCATGTTGTTGTAA
- the LOC112710460 gene encoding large ribosomal subunit protein eL20z: MDTSEQGNGDYAPIRDSEDPQLGKFDKPLPCFGCGIGWFSLLLGFACPLLWYYATILYFGNYYHKDPRERAGLAASAIAALVFTIAVLIAVLVIFL; the protein is encoded by the exons ATGGATACATCTGAGCAAGGGAACGGGGATTATGCTCCAATCAGGGATTCAGAAGATCCACAATTGGGAAAATTTGACAAGCCACTTCCATGTTTTGGCTGTGGAATTGGATGGTTCTC TCTTCTGTTAGGATTTGCATGCCCATTGCTGTGGTATTATGCTACAATTCTCTATTTTGGAAATTACTATCATAAAGACCCAAGAGAGCGTGCTGGACTTGCTGCTTCTGCAATTGCT GCTCTAGTTTTTACAATTGCTGTGCTGATAGCAGTACTGGTTATCTTCCTGTAA
- the LOC112710461 gene encoding dihydrolipoyllysine-residue acetyltransferase component 2 of pyruvate dehydrogenase complex, mitochondrial isoform X2: MAYASHLLNHSRKLRNASNLVHHDPALLVRWFSSDAQTSINRKSDLWKMRSQGYITSTRNTVSGTVPNFTRNLSVATMKMDSIGGSLFNGGISRGSHVQRRRGYASAADLPPHQEIGMPSLSPTMTEGNIARWLKKEGDKVSPGEVLCEVETDKATVEMECMEEGYLAKIIRGDGAKEIKVGEVIAVTVEEEGDIAKFKDYQPSASEPATAAPKEKSAAPPPKKQAVEEPTREPEPKVSKPSAPPPSGDRIFASPLARKLAEEKNVPLSSIKGTGPEGLIVKGDIDDYLASGAKEVSAPSRAKVATDAALDYTDVPISQIRKITASRLLLSKQTIPHYYLTVDTCVDKLMSLRTKLNSLQEASGGARISVNDLVIKAAALALRKVPQCNSSWTDDYIRQYHNVNINVAVQTDHGLFVPVIRDADKKGLSAIGEEVKQLAKKAKENSLKPQDYEGGTFTVSNLGGPFGVKQFCAIINPPQAGILAVGSAEKRVVPGSGPEEFKFASFMAVTLSCDHRVIDGAIGAEWLKAFKGYIENPESMLL, from the exons ATGGCTTACGCATCTCATCTTCTCAATCATTCTCGAAAG TTGAGAAACGCTTCGAACTTGGTACACCATGACCCTGCCCTTTTGGTTCGTTGGTTTTCCAGCGATGCTCAAACCTCTATCAACAGAAAAAGCG ATTTGTGGAAAATGCGGTCCCAGGGTTATATAACTTCAACAAGAAACACTGTCTCTGGAACAGTCCCGAATTTCACT AGAAACCTCTCTGTGGCTACCATGAAAATGGATTCCATTGGTGGATCCTTGTTTAATGGAGGGATTTCACG AGGTTCACACGTCCAGAGAAGGAGAGGTTATGCATCAGCAGCAG ATCTCCCTCCACATCAGGAAATTGGAATGCCTTCTCTCTCACCAACAATGACAGAG GGTAACATTGCTAGAtggttgaagaaagaaggtgatAAAGTCTCCCCAGGTGAAGTGCTCTGTGAAGTTGAAACT GATAAAGCTACTGTTGAAATGGAATGCATGGAGGAAGGTTATCTTGCAAAAATAATACGTGGGGATGGGGCAAAAGAAATTAAAGTTGGTGAG GTAATCGCTGTAACTGTCGAAGAAGAGGGGGATATTGCGAAGTTTAAAGATTACCAACCTTCAGCATCAGAGCCTGCTACTGCTGCCCCTAAAGAAAAATCTGCTGCTCCTCCACCAAAGAAACAGGCGGTTGAGGAACCTACCCGAGAACCTGAGCCAAAGGTTTCCAAACCTAGTGCACCACCACCTTCAGGAGATCGCATTTTTGCTAGTCCTCTGGCTAGAAAGTTGGCTGAAGAGAAAAAT GTACCACTCTCAAGCATTAAAGGAACAGGACCAGAAGGGCTCATTGTCAAGGGTGACATTGATGATTACTTGG CTTCTGGGGCTAAAGAAGTTTCAGCACCATCAAGGGCAAAGGTTGCAACAGATGCAGCATTGGATTATACCGATGTTCCTATCTCTCAGATAAGGAAG ATCACAGCTTCCCGTCTATTATTGTCAAAACAAACTATTCCTCATTACTATCTGACAGTAGATACATGTGTTGACAAACTCATGAG TTTGAGGACCAAACTCAATTCATTGCAAGAAGCCTCCGGTGGAGCCCGGATATCAGTTAATGACCTTGTCATCAAG GCTGCTGCTTTGGCTCTACGTAAAGTTCCTCAATGTAACAGTTCATGGACAGATGATTATATTCGCCA GTATCATAATGTGAACATTAATGTTGCAGTGCAGACTGATCATGGATTATTTGTTCCAGTCATCAGG GATGCAGACAAGAAAGGCCTCTCTGCAATTGGTGAAGAGGTCAAACAATTGGCAAAGAAAGCCAAAGAAAACAGCTTGAAACCCCAAGATTACGAG GGAGGAACATTTACAGTGTCTAACCTGGGAGGGCCATTTGGTGTCAAGCAGTTCTGTGCAATCATCAATCCTCCTCAAGCAGGCATTCTTGCAGTTGGATCTG CTGAGAAGAGAGTTGTACCGGGTTCAGGTCCTGAAGAGTTCAAGTTTGCTTCCTTCATGGCTGTGACTCTTAGCTGTGATCATCGCGTAATAGACG GTGCAATTGGTGCTGAATGGTTAAAAGCATTCAAGGGCTATATTGAAAATCCAGAGTCCATGTTGTTGTAA